In the genome of Physeter macrocephalus isolate SW-GA chromosome 20, ASM283717v5, whole genome shotgun sequence, one region contains:
- the EXOSC1 gene encoding exosome complex component CSL4 isoform X2 encodes MWGPRHLRTLFEGLSAKKTSELLKKTRLLVEIYKSFRPGDIVLAKVISLGDAQSNYLLTTAENELGVVVAHSESGVQMVPISWCEMQCPKTHTKEFRKVARVQPEFLQT; translated from the exons AGAACTCTTTTCGAGGGACTATCCG cAAAGAAGACATCCGAGCTactgaaaaagacaaggttgttg GTTGAAATTTATAAGAGTTTCCGCCCAGGGGACATTGTCTTGGCCAAAGTG ATCTCCCTAGGTGATGCGCAGTCCAACTACCTCCTAACCACTGCCGAAAATGAGCTGGGAGTGGTGGTGGCCCACAGTGAATCGG GTGTCCAGATGGTTCCCATCAGCTGGTGTGAGATGCAGTGCCCTAAGACCCACACAAAAGAATTCCGGAAAGTGGCCCGAGTACAGCCTGAATTCTTACAGACCTAA